A DNA window from Helianthus annuus cultivar XRQ/B chromosome 15, HanXRQr2.0-SUNRISE, whole genome shotgun sequence contains the following coding sequences:
- the LOC110912208 gene encoding ras-related protein RABB1b: MSYDYLYKYIIIGDTGVGKSCLLLQFTDKRFQPVHDLTIGVEFGARMVSIHGRPVKLQIWDTAGQESFRSITRSYYRGAAGALLVYDITRRETFNHLAGWLEDARQHANPNMTIMLVGNKSDLSHRRAVSKEEGEQFAKENDLLFLEASARTSQNVEEAFLKTAEKILQKIQEGVFDVSNESSGIKVGYGRPQGTGARDGTVAQSGGCCS; encoded by the exons ATGTCGTACGATTACCTTTACAAATACATAATCATCGGCGACACAG GTGTGGGGAAATCCTGTCTGTTGTTGCAATTCACTGATAAGCGGTTTCAACCGGTTCATGATTTGACTATTGGAGTCGAATTTGGTGCTCGTATGGTCTCCATTCATGGTAGGCCTGTCAAGCTTCAGATTTGGGATACT GCTGGACAAGAGTCATTCAGATCAATCACTAGGTCGTATTACAGAGGAGCAGCCGGGGCACTTCTCGTTTATGACATTACTAG GAGGGAAACATTCAACCATCTAGCTGGGTGGCTTGAAGATGCACGGCAACATGCCAACCCGAACATGACAATCATGCTTGTAGGGAATAAAAGTGATCTTTCCCACCGAAGGGCTGTTAGCAAAGAGGAAGGAGAACAGTTTGCAAAGGAAAACGACCTCTTGTTCTTAGAGGCATCCGCAAGAACATCACAAAATGTTGAGGAG GCTTTTTTGAAGACTGCTGAGAAGATACTTCAGAAGATCCAGGAAGGTGTATTTGATGTGTCCAATGAG TCATCTGGGATCAAGGTCGGATATGGGCGTCCTCAAGGCACAGGAGCAAGAGACGGAACAGTTGCTCAGAGCGGCGGCTGTTGTAGTTGA
- the LOC110912207 gene encoding mitochondrial inner membrane protease ATP23, producing MSAGSASGKSFSAANAGMTVEECENMIQGSLRTPTVKFLREHLEKSGCGIVPNFIRAVNCSQRMSGGYSRGEGIVVCSNHLTIQDEVTQVVIHELIHAYDDCRAANLDWTNCAHHACSEIRAGHLSGDCHYKRELLRGFVKIRGHEQDCVRRRVMKSLACNPYCSQAAAKDAMEAVWDTCYNDTKPFDRAP from the exons ATGTCAGCCGGATCTGCCTCCGGCAAGAGCTTCTCCGCCGCTAACGCCGGCATGACGGTGGAGGAGTGCGAAAACATGATCCAAGGAAGCCTCAGAA CTCCAACTGTGAAGTTTTTACGGGAGCATTTGGAGAAAAGTGGGTGCGGTATTGTCCCCAATTTCATCAGGGCTGTTAATTGCAGTCAGCGGATGAGTGGTGGATATTCTCGTGGAGAAGGG ATAGTGGTGTGTAGTAATCATTTGACTATTCAAGATGAGGTCACTCAAGTGGTTATCCATGAGTTGATTCATGCGTATGATGACTGTCGAGCCGCAAACTTGGATTGGACTAACTGTGCTCATCATGCCTGTAGTGAG ATCCGTGCTGGACATCTTAGTGGTGACTGCCACTATAAGAGGGAACTGTTGCGGGGTTTCGTCAAAATAAGAGGCCATGAACAA GACTGTGTGAGAAGAAGAGTAATGAAGTCATTGGCGTGCAATCCTTACTGTTCACAAGCAGCCGCTAAAGATGCAATGGAAGCCGTTTGGGACACTTGTTATAATGATACGAAACCATTCGACAGAGCCCCTTAA